A window of the Helianthus annuus cultivar XRQ/B chromosome 4, HanXRQr2.0-SUNRISE, whole genome shotgun sequence genome harbors these coding sequences:
- the LOC110933388 gene encoding uncharacterized protein LOC110933388, whose product MVLSLVEERVKRLEDSVNLIEEKSGERKGCSYKEFMACKPPIYNGEVDPIICQRWLSDVEGVFERTHCDVGDFVAYGTDHSPKAVINRIKEEFIQLRQKGETIDKITGIFMDKLRFCDELVTTEEQKIYYYYNMLSAEYRGFINTAREREIELKKQVERGERRAQDVNPSPTKKARTVESGKKVDTKGGSPSCKVCGKGHKGECRFKDKPCPICSKTGHTTSLCPGKVSVCYKCYQPGHKKSECPDLVGRRDVKEPLAEASKAKARSFQLTAAEAKTEPNVVSEVEIGDNKSFIVCDICRGFILSIDDEEYLIDLIPMSMWEFQIVVGMDWLS is encoded by the exons ATGGTGTTATCATTAGTTGAAGAACGGGTCAAAAGGTTGGAAGATAGTGTCAACCTTATAGAAGAAAAATCGGGAGAACGCAAAGGGTGTTCGTACAAAGAattcatggcgtgtaaaccgccaatctaCAACGGGGAGGTCGACCCGATAATATGCCAAAGGTGGTTAAGTGATGTGGAAGGGGTGTTTGAACGGACCCATTGTGACGTAGGTGACTTTGTTGCTTACGGAACAG ACCATAGTCCCAAAGCAGTTATAAACAGGATCAAGGAAGAATTCATCCAGCTAAGACAAAAGGGTGAAACAATCGACAAGATCACGGGCATATTCATGGATAAGCTGAGATTCTGTGACGAGTTAGTCACCACTGAAGAGcaaaagatatactactattACAACATGCTGAGTGCCGAATACCGGGGGTTTATCAACACCGCCCGGGAGCGGGAAATCGAGTTGAAGAAACAAGTTGAGAGGGGCGAGCGAAGGGCACAggatgtgaatccaagccctacaaagaaagctAGAACTGTTGAATCAGGAAAGAAGGTGGATACTaaaggcgggtcgccaagttgTAAAGTGTGCGGAAAGGGGCACAAGGGAGAATGTCGGTTCAAAGACAAACCGTGCCCCATATGTAGTAAAACGGGGCACACGACGTCTCTATGCCCAGGTAAAGTCTCAGTTTGCTACAAATGTTATCAGCCTGGTCACAAAAAGTCTGAATGCCCAGACTTAGTTGGAAGGAGAGACGTTAAAGAACCCCTAGCAGAAGCTTCAAAGGCAAAGGCTAGATCTTTCCAACTTACCGCGGCTGAAGCAAAGACAGAACCcaatgtggtctcag aagttgaaataggggacaACAAAAGTTTCATAGTTTGTGATATTTGTCGAGGCTTTATATtgagcattgacgatgaagaGTACCTGATA